The genomic region ACTTTTGCAGAGGATGGCCGGGTATCGCAGCACCGCGACTACTTCGACGCGGGGGCCATGCTGTATGAACACCTTCCTGTGATGGGGCGTGTCATACGCTGGTTAAAGCAGCGCCTTGGCTGAGACAGTGTGACCTCGTTTATGTGCGCGCACGTTGCGTGCTAACAGGCCGCTATAGGAGAGCAGAATGAGCACATGGAAAACGCCCCAGCGCATCTGGTTAACCGGCGCGACCTCCGGCATTGGCGAGGCGCTAGCCAAGCAGCTCATTGCCGAGGGCCACACCGTGGTACTCAGCGCCCGCAATGAAGAGGCCCTGAACGCGCTCTGCGATGATCATGCCAATGCCTACCCACTGCCACTGGATGTGAGCGATCATCAAGCAGTGCTGGCTGCGGGTGAACAGATTCGCGAGTGGCTGGGCGCGCTGGACATTGCGCTGTTCAACGCTGGCACCTGCGAATACCTCGATGCACGCCACTTTGATATGGCGCTCGTTGAGCGCGTCTTCACGCCGAACCTGTTTGGCACGCTGTACGGCGTCGAAGCCGCGCTTCCGCTGCTGCGTGCCGCTCGCCAAGAGGGCAAGCCAGCCCGACTGGCTGCAACATCAAGCGCGTCGGCCTACCTGCCGCTGCCGCGAGCAGAGGCTTATGGTGCCTCGAAAGCGGCAGTCAGCTACTTCTTGGAGTCGCTGCGCCTGGACCTTCACCAGGAAGGGATCGACGTGAGCCTAATCCACCCTGGCTTTGTCAAAACACCGCTAACCGATCGCAACGATTTTCCAATGCCCATGCAAGTCTCTGCCGAAGATGCGGCCGACGCCATTATCACTGGCCTGGTTAAAGGGCGTCTGGATATTCATTTTCCCCGTCGTTTTACTTACATCGTTAAATTTCTGGGCATTCTACCGCCCGCACTACGGCGCTACATCGGCCTACGCATGACGCGCCGTCAAGAGGAAGCACAATGAGTGGTACAGCATCCCAGCGTATTGCGATTATTGGCAGCGGTATTAGCGGCATGGCAGCAGGCTGGTATCTCTCCTCTCAGCATGAGGTGACGCTATTTGAAGCCGATAGCCGTTTAGGGGGCCACACTGCCACGATGGACGTTGAAGTCAATGGCACCCCGTATGCCATCGAT from Halomonas sp. 7T harbors:
- a CDS encoding SDR family NAD(P)-dependent oxidoreductase, yielding MSTWKTPQRIWLTGATSGIGEALAKQLIAEGHTVVLSARNEEALNALCDDHANAYPLPLDVSDHQAVLAAGEQIREWLGALDIALFNAGTCEYLDARHFDMALVERVFTPNLFGTLYGVEAALPLLRAARQEGKPARLAATSSASAYLPLPRAEAYGASKAAVSYFLESLRLDLHQEGIDVSLIHPGFVKTPLTDRNDFPMPMQVSAEDAADAIITGLVKGRLDIHFPRRFTYIVKFLGILPPALRRYIGLRMTRRQEEAQ